The genome window CGGGCGGGCCGCTGGTGAATCTGGCGGGCGAGGTGATCGGCATCAACGAGCTCGGCGGCGGCGGCATCGGTTTCGCCATTCCGGCGCGGGTCGCCGCCGATGTCCTGCGACATGCGCTCGCCGACGGCAACGTGCGGCGGTCGTTCCTCGGTTTCGCGGCACTGCCGGTCGCCAAGCTCGGCCGGGAGACCGGGGCGCTGGTCTCTTCGGTCACCGCCGGCGGACCCGCCGAGGCCGCGGGGCTCGCCGCGGGGGACATCCTTCTCGCCCTCGGCGGCGAAGCGGTCGAGGCACGGTTCTTCGAGCAGGTTCCGGAGCTCTACCGTCGCGTGGCCAGTCTCCCGATCGGAGCGCCGGTGACGCTGCGTATCGAGCGCCGGGGCAAGGTCCTCGACCTCCTCGCTACGACGCAAGAGATGGAGCGTCTGCGCGGAGAGCGCGGCGAGGTCCGGGCACTCGGCATCTCGGCAGAGGAGCTCACGGGTCCGCTGGCCCTGGCGCGAAACCTGCGCGTCCGCGAGGGTGTCATCGTGACCGGTCTGCGGCCGGGGCAGGCGGCCGCGACGGCGCGGCCGCAGGTTCAGGTCGGAGACGTGCTCCTGGCCGTGAACGGCCAGCCCGTGGCGACGATCGCTGCTCTCGCGCAGCGGCTCGCCGCCGCCGCCCCGGCCGGCGCCAATGGAGGCAGCGGCCCGAGCGGCGCCAGCGATTCGAGTGCGAGCCTGGTGCTCAAGCTCCTGCGCTCCGACCAGGAGATCCTCACCCTGGTCCGTCTGCCCGAGTCGCGCAATGGGCGGTGGGGAGGCGAGCTGCCGCGCGCCTGGCTGGGCGTCCTCACCCAGGTGCTGAGCCCCGAGCTCGCGACGGCGCTCGGTCGGCCGGGAACCCGTGGCTATCGTGTCAGCGAGGTCTACTCGTGGACGAACGCCGAGCAGGCCGGACTCGCTGTCGGAGATCTGCTGATCGCGCTCGACGGCGAAGCGTTCAGCGCTTCGCGCCCCCAGGACGCCGACGACCTGCGGCGCGCCGTCGAAGCCCGGCGTATCGGCGATACGTTGCGGCTCACGGTCGTGCGCGACGGGCGGGAACGCGAGATCGCTGTCGAGCTCGAGTCGCGCCCGGCGGCCTCCGAGGAGACCCGAAGATCGAAGCAGGAGGAGTTCGAATTTTCGGTGCGCGAGCTGACCCTGCTGGATCGCAGCGACAAGCATTGGCCGCGCGATCAGGCCGGCGTCCTGGTCACCGACGTCACGAGCGGCGGTTGGGCTCACATGGCGGGCCTGCGCATCGACGATCTCATCCTGTCCCTGAATAGCGCCGAAGTCGCCGGCGTCGCCGATTTCGAGCGCCGGGTCGCGGAGTTGAAGGCGGCGCGCGCCCCGTCGGTCGAGGTTTTCGTTCGCCGTGGCGCCGGCACCCATTTCGTCTTCATCGAGCCCGAGTGGCCGGAAGGAAAGCACAAGTGAAACCACGCCTGAGCACCCGAGCCGTCGTCCGTGGCCCCGCAGCGATCCCTGCGATCCCTGCGATCGCCGCCCTCGCAATCTTTGCTGCGGTGGCCGCCTTGGCGCCCGCCCTGGCCGCCGCCGCGCCGCGCGAGCTCTCCCATGGCGAGCTGCTCGCCCGGATGGCGCCGGCGATCGTCAGCGTCAAGGTCGTTCTCAAGACCGAGTTCAACATGGGCGACTCGATGCAGGAGCAGGAGTCCGTTCTCGATGCCCTCGGCGCCGTGGTGGACCCGGACGGCCTGATCCTGCTCTGGAACTCGCAGCTCTCGGCGAGCCGCTTGATGGATGCCGTCCGCCAGATGGGGGAGGGAGAGGAGTTCCGGATCAAGATGACGCCGACCGATTTCCGGGTGACCTTCGCCGGCGATCCGCGGGAGCATCGCGCCTTCCTGGCGGCCTCCGACTCCGAGCTCGACCTGGCCTTCCTGCAGCTCGAAGAAAAGCCCGAGCGGCCCTTGCCCAGCGTGGAGTTCGGGCGCTCGCGGCCGACCGAGATCGGTGACACGGTCGTCGGAGTCTCGCGGCTGTCGCCGGCCTTCGATCGTGCTGCCTACTTCGAAACCGGGCGCATCGCCGGTCGCATCGCCAAGCCGGCGGCTGCGTTCATCCTCGACGCCTCGCCTGCGCTCCTCGGTCTGCCGGTGTTCGATCTGCAGGGACGCGCCGTGGGAGCCGTCGCCACGGTGCTCTCCCGGGTCTCGGAACCGTCCACCCAGGGTGGCGACATGATGAGCTACTTCGCGCTGGGCCGCGGCCGGATGGAGAGTGGGCCCCTGGGAGTCTTCCTGCTGCCGGGCGAGCGCGTCCAGGAGCTCGTGTCGGCGGCCCGCCTGCGCGCCCGCGAGTTGCTGGCCGAGCGCCAACCCGCCAGCCCGTCCGCGGCCGAATAGCCAGCCCGGGCGCAGGATCGGCAGCGCGCGGCGATCAGACCCTTCCCAGGAACTCCTTCGTCTTCTGGAGAAGGGTCTTCGCCGGAGCCGAGTCGGGGAATTGCGTGAGGTAGCGCTCGATCTCGACGATCGCGGCCTCTCCCGAGCCCTGCCGGATCATCTCGCCGACCGCCTGGAAGAACCGCTTGTGCGCCTCCTCGCTCGCGGGCTCAAGCTTCAGCCAATCCTGCACCACGGCCACCGCCTCCGCGGCCTTGCCTTCGGCAAGATAGACCTTGCCCAGATTCGAGTAGGTCACCCAGTAGGGACGGATCGCCAGGGAGCTGCGGAACGTGGCGATGGCCGTCTCCTTGTCACCCAGGAAATACTGGCTCATCGCCTTGTAGGTCATCGCCTGGTAGTGCCGCGGATCCAGCGCGAGCGCCGCGTCGAGCGCCGTGATGGCCTCGCGGTAGTTCTTCTGCTTGTACTGCGTCTTGCCGAGCTCGAACTGAATCTCCGGACTCTCCGGGAGGCTCGCGGCCGCTTCCGCTGCGACCGCGTTCACCCGCTCGAGGAGGGCTTCCCGGTCCTTCTGGGAGGTCTCGGCTGCGGGCTGCTTCGCCAGCTCGCCGGCGGCCTTGCGGCTCGACTGGAGGACGACCTGCGAGTAGATCGGGTCCTTTTGGGCGTAGGGATCGAGCTGCGCCAGCTCGAGCGCGCGCGCATACAGATCGGCGGCCTCTGTCCACTTCTCCTCCCTGAGTGAGAGGTTGCCGAGCATGTAGTAGGCCATATGGTGCGGCGCGAGCTCGTTGACGCGGTTCCAGATCCTGTGCTCGTCCTCCCACCGCCGGGTTTCGGCCGCCGCGGCCGACATGAGGAGCGCGGCGAGCCCCAGGACGCCGGCCACCAGGATCCCCGCGCCGGCGGAGCGCAGCCCGCGGGCCGCCGTCGTCAGCGCGGGAACGACCTCCCGGCGCAGCAGCGCGCCGAGCGCGGGAGCGAGCGCGGCTGCGAGCGCCGCGGCGAGGAAGAGGATCGGCAGATAGAGGTAGCGATCGGAAGCGATCGCGGACCGGAACCGGCCAGCGGCGACGTTCGGTGCCAGCAGAGCGAACCAGCCCACCACTCCGAGCAGCACTCCGCGGTGGCCTTTCCGCCAGGCCCAGAGGCCGCCTGCGAGCGCCGAAAGCAGAAAACCGAGCACCAGCAACCAGCGCCAGCCCAGCAGGGCTCCCATGGCGGCGGGAGGATAGAGGATCGCCAGATGGGCGGGCGCGAGGGCGTTGGCGGTCATCAGCGCCAGGGCCTCCGGCAGGTAGCTCAGGACCTCGGACCATGGGCGCTGCAGCGGGCTGGCCGCCGCATGCTCTGCTGTCGCCCGGTAGTTGACGTACGTGAGAAGTGCAGTGAGAGCGAAGAGGGGGACCTTCTCGAGGATCGCCCGGCGATCGATCCGCCGATGGCGCCAGAAATCGAGCAGGAACGGAACCACCACCATGGCGGGAGAGACCTTGCCGAGCATGGACAGGCCGAGCGCGAGCTGGGAGCTCCAGAGCGCGGCCCGGCTGCTGCGGTCGAGATGGCGGAGATAGAGCAGGACACCGATCAGCAGCCAGAGGGCCGCGACCTGCGAGTTGCGGCAGATCGCCCAGCGGACCGTCTCGACGAGTGCCGGGTGCACGGCGACGAGGAGACTCGCCGCGAGCGCCGCCAGAAAGGACCCGGTAAGCCGATAGAGAACCCAGAGCAGCAAC of Thermoanaerobaculia bacterium contains these proteins:
- a CDS encoding PDZ domain-containing protein: MTRLRMDMASKDARPGSRFVRAGRSLARRLAGGAGMWTVATLAITAATSAAMASAAAATVAGEPAVPTAREVEKAVAAVYPALVNISAVSRDFAEGRAIRFPSAGSGVLVSEAGHVLTNFHVAGNSTRIRCTLTDGRIFDADVVAHDPLTDLSVLQLRAAGRGGPAASGGSGTSLSGLRPARLAVDAAVAIGDPVLALGNPFALSSSVTLGIVSNAHRVFTDFTGSELSDVELEGGESTGWLTQWIQHDALILPGNSGGPLVNLAGEVIGINELGGGGIGFAIPARVAADVLRHALADGNVRRSFLGFAALPVAKLGRETGALVSSVTAGGPAEAAGLAAGDILLALGGEAVEARFFEQVPELYRRVASLPIGAPVTLRIERRGKVLDLLATTQEMERLRGERGEVRALGISAEELTGPLALARNLRVREGVIVTGLRPGQAAATARPQVQVGDVLLAVNGQPVATIAALAQRLAAAAPAGANGGSGPSGASDSSASLVLKLLRSDQEILTLVRLPESRNGRWGGELPRAWLGVLTQVLSPELATALGRPGTRGYRVSEVYSWTNAEQAGLAVGDLLIALDGEAFSASRPQDADDLRRAVEARRIGDTLRLTVVRDGREREIAVELESRPAASEETRRSKQEEFEFSVRELTLLDRSDKHWPRDQAGVLVTDVTSGGWAHMAGLRIDDLILSLNSAEVAGVADFERRVAELKAARAPSVEVFVRRGAGTHFVFIEPEWPEGKHK
- a CDS encoding trypsin-like peptidase domain-containing protein codes for the protein MKPRLSTRAVVRGPAAIPAIPAIAALAIFAAVAALAPALAAAAPRELSHGELLARMAPAIVSVKVVLKTEFNMGDSMQEQESVLDALGAVVDPDGLILLWNSQLSASRLMDAVRQMGEGEEFRIKMTPTDFRVTFAGDPREHRAFLAASDSELDLAFLQLEEKPERPLPSVEFGRSRPTEIGDTVVGVSRLSPAFDRAAYFETGRIAGRIAKPAAAFILDASPALLGLPVFDLQGRAVGAVATVLSRVSEPSTQGGDMMSYFALGRGRMESGPLGVFLLPGERVQELVSAARLRARELLAERQPASPSAAE
- a CDS encoding tetratricopeptide repeat protein; the encoded protein is MPTSPDSPAGVTSSPRLRALLALLLVAAATLAVYLPTPGNYWIRYDNEALIRNSPQVAALAGDDKLAALATLFTSTHYSLYQPLFTLSVGLDHALFGWNLAGFHAHSVLLHVVIVSLLLWVLYRLTGSFLAALAASLLVAVHPALVETVRWAICRNSQVAALWLLIGVLLYLRHLDRSSRAALWSSQLALGLSMLGKVSPAMVVVPFLLDFWRHRRIDRRAILEKVPLFALTALLTYVNYRATAEHAAASPLQRPWSEVLSYLPEALALMTANALAPAHLAILYPPAAMGALLGWRWLLVLGFLLSALAGGLWAWRKGHRGVLLGVVGWFALLAPNVAAGRFRSAIASDRYLYLPILFLAAALAAALAPALGALLRREVVPALTTAARGLRSAGAGILVAGVLGLAALLMSAAAAETRRWEDEHRIWNRVNELAPHHMAYYMLGNLSLREEKWTEAADLYARALELAQLDPYAQKDPIYSQVVLQSSRKAAGELAKQPAAETSQKDREALLERVNAVAAEAAASLPESPEIQFELGKTQYKQKNYREAITALDAALALDPRHYQAMTYKAMSQYFLGDKETAIATFRSSLAIRPYWVTYSNLGKVYLAEGKAAEAVAVVQDWLKLEPASEEAHKRFFQAVGEMIRQGSGEAAIVEIERYLTQFPDSAPAKTLLQKTKEFLGRV